One window of the Bubalus bubalis isolate 160015118507 breed Murrah chromosome 8, NDDB_SH_1, whole genome shotgun sequence genome contains the following:
- the LLCFC1 gene encoding sperm-egg fusion protein LLCFC1 — protein sequence MSSLGSQLCRAAFLGALLLLLLRVKGVKTQRGSPGLDERSQKEKTPSTDQDREQFEEHFMASSVGEMWQVVDMAQQEDDKTSEVAAIRDHLFDLAFCFNLASIMVFL from the exons ATGAGCTCCTTGGGCTCCCAGCTCTGCAGGGCAGCATTCCTGGGcgccctcctgctgctgctgctgcgagtCAAGGGGGTGAAGACACAGAGAGGGAGCCCAGGCCTAGATGAGAGGAGTCAGAAGGAGAAGACACCCTCTACAG ACCAAGATCGAGAACAGTTTGAAGAGCACTTCATGGCCTCATCAGTGGGCGAGATGTGGCAGGTGGTGGACATGGCCCAGCAGGAGGATGACAAGACCTCAGAGGTGGCGGCGATCCGTGACCACCTGTTTGACCTCGCCTTCTGCTTTAACCTGGCCAGCATCATGGTTTTTTTATGA